The DNA segment ATGCCATAGAGAAGGGAGAGCTGTCTGCTGAGATCAAGATCGTCATCAGCAATAACAGTAATGCCTTTGCTCTGGAAAGAGCCAGAAAGCACAATATCTCCGCTCTTCATCTAAGCCACAAGCAGTTTGCTACGCTAGAGGAGTTTGACCAGAGG comes from the Candidatus Zixiibacteriota bacterium genome and includes:
- a CDS encoding phosphoribosylglycinamide formyltransferase, which codes for MKKLNLAVLCSGGGTNLQALIDAIEKGELSAEIKIVISNNSNAFALERARKHNISALHLSHKQFATLEEFDQR